The genome window TTATAAACACATCTCATCGTTGGACTTTTATACCAGGTTTTGATCAAACGGATCCCCTGGAGACCTTGTGAAAGCGCGGAGGACCGGCAGGAATAAACCTATATCTGTGGCGGCATTCGTAAAGATCACATCGATCGTTCAAAAGTAACGTTTATTGTTACATTCGCCAGTTTCTACCAATGTTACGTCTTTGTTAGCTATTAGGCTGGCTAACGTTAGTCTTTTGGGAATAACAATCATAcaaaattatttgttataagcATGGATAACGTGAAAGCCAAACGGTTTTGTACGgccaccgttaaacgtgttttaAAAGGCTTGTTGTGCGAGGTGTAGCAGGactcatgtgtgtgtacgtggctTCACTGCTGGTTCCACTGACCTTAATCACATCGATATCGACCTGACTAGTGGTTCGTTGTGTAATGTTGCATACAGAAGGGAACATTTATAATTATAGTTCATAATACTCGAAGTTGTAACACATGTAGGTGGAGGTATGGGGTATCGACCTCCTGTTGGATCCATATGCAGCACGAACTATGTGCTTGTTGCCTCTATCCTCTTTTAAAAGGGACGATCGTGACCTCATGATTGCCTTTCGTTCAGATGGGCAGTCAATATCAACGAACGGTGGCCCTGGAGGTGAGGAGAGCGGAGGGAGAGCGGGTGCGGGCCAAGCACCCCGACAAGGTTCCGGTCAGTGCGCATTCCCCACAGCATTACGTCATACACGAAACGCTTCCGATTACACAGGCGTGTTGAAACTGCGACGTCAGATCACCGCCATCAGCGTGGGAGCATAAGAGCATTGAAAGTCATTATTATTTAGTAATCATCATCACATGTTTTGTCATTATGGGTAGACATAGTTTTGTTTGGAAATGCCCCAGCATTTATCACGTATCATATTTCCAAACCACatttttatattaattataaagGATATACAGTTCATTCATACCAATATCATCCAATTAATTTAATCATAGTCATTCCTTTGTCTTTTTTAAtgacatcaacaacaacctgtTTTACAACATTGTTGAAATCCATTTTTGTACAGCGGTAACTAACACTTAAAAAGATAAAACTGATTGGATCATGGCATATCCTCTGTCAAATAATGGTAGTCTACCATTATACCTGTTCTGCCTTATATTCTAGATTATTGTGGAGAGGGCACTGAGGTCACGGGCTCCTGACCTGGACAAGAAGAAGTATCTAGTACCATCAGATTTAAcaggtgaaacacacacacacacacacacacgcacgcacgcacgcacgcacgcacgcacgcacgcacgcacgcacgcacgcgcgcgcgcgcgcacacaccagGGATCCAGGATGAGCTGATTCAGGGGGCAGTTAAAAACTGCAGGGGCCTAACATTTGAGGTGGTGTAAGAACCTGCAACAGTCCTTATTGTGCTAAGTATGCCTATTAACTGCGCTAGTAGCCTACCTTACCGTACAGTGTTTTTTTCCAAACAAATTGTGCCAATATGACTTTTAAGATATGGCCAGGGTAGGTCACcacataatatttttttctggtCAGTATATTCATTAATTTTAAAAATACAATTGTGTTAGAGAACTAAATAATGACTGCTACTGTCCATTTTAAAATCAAAGAATTTACAATACCACAACAATAATACAATAAGTGCTAGGAAAGTCTCCATGTTAGGCAGCTCTTAAGGGCCAGGCTGGCTTGTGTGTGAGAAGGGACTCCAGGGGGAGCAGCACAACCACTTTTCAAACTCGTATCTCTCCCCTTCGCTCTTTTCCTCTCTTTTACCTGCTCTCACCTTCCTGTGGTTTTCATGGAAAAATATAATGAAGCATGAATGGAATTAGGACAGACGGCTCAGAcggctcagacagacagacagctcacACCGTTTCAGCTCCGTGGACAGTACAGGGGGCTGACAAtttaggccacacacacacacacacacacacacacacacacacacacacacacacacacacacacacacacacacacacacacacacacacacacacacacacacacacacacacacacacacaatctacaATACTAACTTCATAAGGAATAATTTAATGAAGTAATACCATTTAAAACAGAATAAATGAATCAATAAAAAATGGTTTGTGCGTGAAGATATGAAATTTCTTTCCATTCTTCAATTTTGGTCTGAAGTTTAATCTTTGGCTTGAATATTGAGGCTTTTCGTATTAAAGAAAGTAAAAATGTATATGTTacattacaaaataaatattaccAAAGAGATTTGACTTTTGACGTAGCAGCCACTGCACTTAAACGTTGATTCATAACTTTtaaacattaatatatagtatttaaatactactactaattatTCTGTAGGTCGTAGTTTGGTAGTTTGGTGTTTGATATCATCTGATTATATTTAAGGGAAGTTCACTTCAGATAGTGACCACGTCCTCTCCTTTCGTAGAAAAATTAGGAAGTTATTCACGGCAGTAGGTCTTTTTCTGTTAACTCCTTCTCTTGGAAGCTGTATCTCTTGAGACATCGGAAATGTGTTAACTTCCTCTTTACAGTAATGCAAGAGCCTCGAGGAAGATAATTACCTCTTTTTCATGCctcgtgtctctgtgtgtctgttcagtGGGCCAGCTGTCCTTCCTCATTCGTCAGCGTGTGTCCATGCGGCCAGAAGAAGCCCTCTTCTTCTTTGTCAAcaactctctccctccgtccagCTCCCCACTCTCAGCTGTTTATGAGGTAACCTTCGACCCACTCACTTCACGTGTGCCCCTCTCTATATCTTAAGCTGCAATTACTCTCCCCAGGATGTAGGAACATTTGAGGGAACTCTTAAGTTCTAGGGGCACTATTTTTACCCCCTGATAAAAACTCCCTGCTCCTGGGGTAGTACTTTTCAAAGTACAGA of Gadus macrocephalus chromosome 11, ASM3116895v1 contains these proteins:
- the zgc:92606 gene encoding gamma-aminobutyric acid receptor-associated protein-like 1, whose product is MGSQYQRTVALEVRRAEGERVRAKHPDKVPIIVERALRSRAPDLDKKKYLVPSDLTVGQLSFLIRQRVSMRPEEALFFFVNNSLPPSSSPLSAVYEEHHEEDLFLYMTYSNESVYGA